A window from Streptomyces sp. NBC_00299 encodes these proteins:
- a CDS encoding alpha/beta fold hydrolase codes for MGHMVQVKGGEVWADDAGAAGGAEAGPPVVLLHSGIGDSRLWEPVLPGLAAGRRRVIRYDARGFGRSPAPTVSYTQLDDLRSLLDHFELTRVVLVGSSMGGRTAIDLALSDPGRTAALGLPVPGVNGYEGLDSAKVTEEIGRLATAGDMDGLVAFALRLWGAAGADPDTEAEPLLRAAIPTWFTTYGHETEGGRAFDRLGELDLPCTLLLGERDQPEVIRCNEAMAARIPGCRLVRHPDCDHFPTLRAPRDVVRLVTELCERASA; via the coding sequence ATGGGACACATGGTGCAGGTCAAGGGCGGCGAGGTCTGGGCGGACGACGCGGGCGCGGCCGGCGGGGCCGAGGCCGGACCGCCCGTGGTGCTGCTGCACTCGGGGATCGGCGATTCCCGGCTGTGGGAGCCCGTACTGCCCGGCCTGGCGGCCGGACGTCGTCGGGTGATCCGGTACGACGCCCGCGGCTTCGGCCGGTCGCCGGCGCCCACCGTCTCCTACACCCAGCTCGACGACCTCAGGAGCCTCCTGGACCACTTCGAACTGACCCGGGTGGTCCTGGTCGGCTCCAGCATGGGCGGCAGGACGGCTATCGACCTGGCCTTGAGCGACCCGGGCCGGACGGCGGCCCTCGGCCTGCCGGTTCCCGGCGTCAACGGTTACGAGGGCCTGGATTCGGCGAAGGTGACCGAGGAGATCGGGCGGCTGGCGACGGCCGGTGACATGGACGGCCTGGTCGCGTTCGCGCTGCGGCTCTGGGGCGCGGCGGGCGCCGACCCCGACACCGAGGCCGAGCCCCTGCTGCGGGCGGCGATTCCCACGTGGTTCACGACCTACGGCCACGAGACCGAGGGCGGGCGGGCCTTCGACCGGCTGGGCGAACTCGACCTGCCCTGCACGCTCCTGCTCGGGGAGCGGGACCAGCCCGAGGTGATCCGCTGCAACGAGGCGATGGCCGCTCGTATCCCCGGCTGCCGGCTGGTCCGGCACCCGGACTGCGACCACTTCCCCACGCTGCGGGCGCCGCGGGACGTCGTACGGCTGGTGACGGAGCTGTGCGAACGGGCGTCGGCCTGA
- a CDS encoding nitroreductase/quinone reductase family protein has translation MSSPAETKYRNVRAFQRRLNAVMRRLPTQTLLETTGRTSGLPRRTPVGGRRVGDSFWLVSEFGERSQYVRNIKADARVRVRIRGRWHTGTAHLLPDDDPIARLRGLPRVNSAGVRAFGADLLTIRVDLTD, from the coding sequence ATGTCCAGCCCCGCAGAGACCAAATACCGGAATGTCAGGGCCTTCCAGCGGCGGCTCAACGCCGTGATGCGCCGCCTGCCGACCCAGACCCTGCTGGAGACCACGGGCCGCACCTCGGGTCTGCCCCGCCGCACCCCGGTCGGTGGACGCCGGGTCGGGGACTCGTTCTGGCTGGTGTCGGAGTTCGGGGAGCGGTCGCAGTACGTGCGCAACATCAAGGCCGACGCGCGGGTACGGGTGCGGATCAGGGGACGGTGGCACACGGGCACGGCGCATCTGCTGCCCGACGACGACCCGATCGCGCGCCTGCGCGGCCTGCCCCGGGTCAACAGCGCCGGGGTGCGGGCGTTCGGGGCGGATCTGCTGACGATCCGGGTGGACCTCACCGACTGA
- a CDS encoding endonuclease/exonuclease/phosphatase family protein, whose protein sequence is MRVVTWNLWWRFGPWEARQKAILAELRDLRPDVVGLQEVWADGRENQAEWLAAELGMHWAWAPSPAPERWRRRIGDHTVDIGNAVLSRWPVVAQRTLRLPAPPDLDDGRLALFTRLATPSYDIPFCTTHLTSALHGSAVRCRQVAALAEFVAENRGDTPFPTVVTGDFNAWPDSDEIRLFGGYRTTPVVPRQVFFDAWQYAAPDAPWATWDRSNPYVADSREPSVRIDYIHVGPPGTGGLGHVRSVHRACDGPVDGIWPSDHAAVVADLEASTTP, encoded by the coding sequence ATGCGGGTGGTGACCTGGAACCTGTGGTGGCGCTTCGGGCCGTGGGAGGCCCGGCAGAAGGCGATTCTCGCCGAACTGCGCGATCTGCGCCCCGATGTGGTCGGCCTGCAGGAGGTGTGGGCGGACGGCCGCGAGAACCAGGCCGAGTGGCTGGCCGCCGAACTCGGCATGCACTGGGCCTGGGCCCCGTCCCCCGCCCCGGAGCGCTGGCGCCGGCGGATCGGCGACCACACGGTCGACATCGGGAACGCCGTGCTGAGCCGCTGGCCGGTCGTCGCACAGCGGACCCTGCGACTGCCCGCGCCCCCGGACCTCGACGACGGCCGCCTCGCTTTGTTCACCCGCCTCGCCACCCCCTCGTACGACATCCCCTTCTGCACCACCCACCTCACCTCCGCCCTGCACGGCTCGGCCGTACGCTGCCGACAGGTTGCCGCGCTCGCCGAGTTCGTCGCCGAGAACCGGGGCGACACGCCCTTTCCGACGGTCGTCACCGGCGACTTCAACGCCTGGCCGGACTCCGACGAGATCCGCCTCTTCGGCGGCTACCGGACCACGCCGGTCGTACCCCGCCAGGTCTTCTTCGACGCCTGGCAGTACGCCGCCCCGGACGCCCCCTGGGCCACCTGGGACCGCTCGAACCCGTACGTCGCCGACAGCCGGGAGCCGAGCGTGCGGATCGACTACATCCACGTCGGGCCGCCGGGCACCGGCGGACTCGGCCACGTCCGCTCCGTACACCGCGCGTGCGACGGCCCGGTCGACGGCATCTGGCCATCCGACCATGCGGCGGTGGTCGCCGATCTGGAGGCCTCGACGACGCCCTGA
- a CDS encoding CehA/McbA family metallohydrolase produces the protein MCEDDYTGAGLGRRALFVTGAAAALTLGSVTFARGADDTQDAETRTVRGTLPPGSPDFVYLPVEVPSGVREIKVSYTYEKPSVPAGTPGNALDIGIFDWRGTELGGRGFRGWSGGARTEFFIRADEATPGYIPGPVREGTWHIALGPYTVAPQGLPYEVTITLAYGEPAESVEPTYPPERAKGRGRAWYRGDCHLHSWFSDGRRTPAEIAALARAAGLDFINSSEHNTHSAHAHWADAAGDDLLIMLGEEVTTRNGHVVALGIDPGTFIDWRYRARDNRFGKFARQIRRSGGLVVPAHPHATCVGCNWKFGFGEADAIEVWNGPWTPDDEMALADWDSTLVASVRSGSDAWIPAMGNSDAHRDPDPVGTPQTVVLADDLTREAIQEGIKAGRSYIAESKNVSLAFGVSGGKGEHAGIGERLEVARSTPVTVRLEATGAPRCTVRFVTDQGVLFTSPPLPVSGSGVVEWRTTPAYAAYVRAELRHETAVGPLPGALAAVTNPIFLGRS, from the coding sequence ATGTGCGAGGACGACTACACGGGCGCCGGCCTGGGAAGACGCGCGCTGTTCGTGACGGGCGCCGCCGCCGCGCTTACGTTGGGAAGCGTGACCTTCGCCAGAGGTGCCGACGACACCCAGGACGCAGAGACCCGTACCGTGCGGGGCACCCTGCCGCCCGGGTCCCCCGACTTCGTGTACCTGCCGGTCGAAGTGCCGTCCGGGGTACGGGAGATCAAGGTCTCCTACACCTACGAGAAGCCGTCCGTCCCGGCGGGCACCCCGGGCAACGCCCTCGACATCGGCATCTTCGACTGGCGCGGCACCGAGCTCGGCGGCCGTGGCTTCCGGGGCTGGTCGGGCGGGGCGCGCACGGAGTTCTTCATCCGGGCGGACGAGGCGACACCGGGGTACATCCCGGGGCCGGTCCGGGAGGGCACCTGGCACATCGCCCTCGGCCCGTACACGGTGGCGCCGCAGGGGCTGCCGTACGAGGTCACCATCACGCTCGCCTACGGCGAGCCGGCCGAGTCCGTCGAGCCGACGTACCCGCCGGAGCGGGCGAAGGGGCGGGGGCGCGCCTGGTACCGGGGCGACTGCCATCTGCACTCGTGGTTCTCCGACGGCCGTCGTACGCCCGCCGAGATCGCGGCCCTCGCGCGTGCGGCGGGGCTGGACTTCATCAACAGCTCCGAGCACAACACGCACTCGGCGCACGCGCACTGGGCCGACGCGGCCGGCGACGACCTCCTGATCATGCTGGGCGAGGAGGTCACGACCCGCAACGGCCACGTCGTGGCACTCGGCATCGACCCCGGCACCTTCATCGACTGGCGCTACCGGGCCCGGGACAACCGGTTCGGCAAGTTCGCCCGCCAGATCCGCAGGTCCGGCGGCCTCGTGGTCCCCGCCCACCCGCACGCCACCTGCGTCGGCTGCAACTGGAAGTTCGGCTTCGGCGAGGCGGACGCGATCGAGGTCTGGAACGGGCCGTGGACCCCGGACGACGAGATGGCCCTGGCGGACTGGGACAGCACGCTGGTCGCGTCCGTGCGCTCGGGTTCCGACGCGTGGATCCCGGCGATGGGCAACAGCGACGCCCACCGCGATCCGGACCCGGTCGGCACGCCCCAGACGGTCGTGCTGGCCGACGACCTGACGCGGGAGGCGATCCAGGAGGGGATCAAGGCGGGGCGGTCGTACATCGCCGAGTCGAAGAACGTCTCGCTGGCCTTCGGGGTGTCCGGCGGCAAGGGCGAGCACGCCGGCATCGGAGAGCGGCTGGAGGTCGCCCGCAGCACGCCGGTGACCGTCCGCCTGGAAGCCACGGGCGCCCCGCGCTGCACGGTCCGCTTCGTCACCGACCAGGGCGTCCTGTTCACGAGCCCTCCGCTGCCGGTCTCCGGCTCAGGCGTCGTGGAATGGCGCACGACCCCCGCGTACGCGGCCTACGTCCGAGCGGAACTGCGCCACGAGACAGCGGTGGGCCCACTGCCGGGGGCGCTGGCGGCGGTCACGAATCCGATCTTCCTGGGGCGTTCGTAG
- a CDS encoding LLM class F420-dependent oxidoreductase: protein MRISVTIFLTDETITPTRLARELEQRGFAGLYLPEHTHIPVERTTPYPAGGDLPPEYGRTLDPFVALGQAAAVTERLGLGTGITLVAQHDPIDLAKQIATLDHLSGGRFTLGLGFGWNVEEAADHGVEWRTRRELVRDRMALMRALWADEPTAHEGEFESVRASYAYPKPVQKPRGPKVNGPRTLIGGAAGPKLFAHISEYADGWLPIGGRGLSESLPRLRSVWADAGRDPNALQVVPYAVFPTPGKLAHYAELGIEEVVVQLPPAGEAEVLRVLDDCAAFLG from the coding sequence ATGCGCATCTCCGTCACGATCTTCCTCACCGACGAGACCATCACCCCGACCCGGCTCGCCCGTGAGCTGGAGCAGCGCGGGTTCGCGGGGCTGTACCTGCCCGAGCACACCCACATCCCGGTGGAGCGGACCACCCCGTACCCGGCCGGCGGCGACCTGCCGCCCGAGTACGGCCGCACCCTGGACCCCTTCGTCGCCCTCGGCCAGGCGGCCGCCGTCACCGAGCGGCTGGGCCTCGGCACCGGCATCACGCTGGTCGCGCAGCACGACCCGATCGATCTGGCCAAGCAGATCGCGACCCTGGACCACCTGTCCGGCGGACGCTTCACGCTCGGCCTCGGCTTCGGCTGGAACGTGGAGGAGGCCGCCGACCACGGGGTGGAGTGGCGGACCCGGCGCGAGCTGGTGCGCGACCGCATGGCACTGATGCGTGCCCTGTGGGCGGATGAACCGACCGCCCACGAAGGCGAGTTCGAATCGGTGCGCGCCAGCTACGCCTACCCCAAGCCCGTACAGAAGCCGCGCGGCCCCAAGGTCAACGGCCCCCGCACGCTCATCGGCGGAGCGGCCGGCCCGAAGCTGTTCGCGCACATCAGCGAGTACGCCGACGGGTGGCTGCCGATCGGTGGCCGCGGACTGTCCGAATCTCTACCCCGGCTCCGATCGGTCTGGGCCGACGCCGGCCGCGACCCGAACGCCCTCCAGGTGGTGCCGTATGCCGTGTTCCCCACCCCGGGCAAGCTCGCGCACTACGCGGAACTCGGCATCGAGGAGGTTGTGGTGCAGCTGCCTCCGGCGGGAGAGGCGGAGGTGCTGCGGGTGCTGGACGACTGCGCGGCCTTCCTCGGCTGA